In the Xanthobacteraceae bacterium genome, CAATTCACGCGAAGCCTGCCGTGGCGGCGGCGGCCGGTGCGAGGATTGATTACAGCGACTTGAGCGCGCTGATCCACGCACAAGACTGACGAGGCCGTCTCAGCCCCCAAGCCTGCGCAGGCCCGCCTGTGCATCGCCGTTCGAGGAATCGCGTGCAAGTGCCGCGCGGAAGTCGGAAATTGCTTCCATGCGCAAGCCGAGCTTTTCGAGAATAAGCCCGCGCTGCGCGTAGTCGCCGGCGCCAGCACCGCTGTCGCGCAGGATCACGTCGTAATCGGCGCGCGCGCGGCTCAGGTCATCGCGGCGGTTCGCGCCGGCGCGGTCGGCGCGCTGCACGTAGACCTTCGCGCGGTCGCGATAGAAATTCATGTTCTTCGTTTCGCGGCGGATCGCCTCGCCGTAATCGGAAAGCGCCTTGTCGAAGTCGTTGCGCAGAACGTGAACTTCCCCGCGCCATGCGTAGAGCGAAGCGAAGTTCGGATGCAGCGCAATGGCATCGGAATAGTCCGCGACCGAAGCGATATAATCCTTGATCAGCTTATTGCTGAGCGCGCGGGACGAATAATACGTCCACTGTTTCGGGTTCAGCCGGATCGCGCGGGTATAGTCCGTGACCGCGAGATCGTGCCGCCCCAGCGTTGCATAGGCATCGCCCCGCGCATCGTAATTCTCGGCACTGCTCGGCTCCGCCCGGATGACTTCGGTCAGGTCGTCGATCTGCTTGTCCTGCTTGCCTTGAAAACCGTAGACCTGCGCACGCACCTTCAAGGTGTCGAGGCGCTCGACCAGATTATTCCCCGCAAGCTCCAGCGCCCGGTTCAGGTCGCGGATCGAGATTTCGTACTGCTCTTCCGTCGTGGTCGCCGCGCGGAACGCCCAGGCCTCCGCACGCTTGCGGTACGCTTCCGCGCTTTTCGGATCCAGCCGGATCGCTTCGGAGAACGCCTGTACGGCGTCGTCATGCTTGCCGTCGTTGCGCAGCTTGTCGCCGCGTTCGATCTGCGCGCGCGCCGCAGGATTGGTCGTACCCGGCCCAGGCTGTTTGTCGTCTTTTGGCTTCGTATCCTTGTTCTTGTTGTCGTTGTTGTCGGTGATATTCGTGTTGTTGTTCGGACCGGTCGCGGGCGGAAACAATACGGCGCTCAGGAAAACGCCGCCGATGATCAGCACGACCGCGGCAATCGCCACGATACCGAATACCGGAATGCCGCGGCGTTTGGCCTCCGGCTCTTCCTTGATTGGCGAAACGGCATTCGCCTGCGGCGGCTGTTGCACTTGGCGCGGCGGAGGACGCCGCACGGGTTCTTGCGCGGGCGCTTCCTGTGGCCGCGCGACATTCCCGAACGCCGTGCCGATTGCGCGGGTCGCACCTTCATTGATGCCAAGTTCGGTCTTGTCATCGTCAGGCGCGGGCGGCGCAGCTTCGCCCTTCATGCCTGCACGGAATTCCGCAATCGAAGCCGGGCGCTCTCCGGGGCGCAACGACAACGCGCGGTCGATGGTTTTCACCAGCGAATCCGGCAGCGGCATCTTGGTGACCTGCGCCAGCGGAACGTAGGAGTCCTGTCCCTTGAGGATCAGGTCGTTCTTGCGCTTGTCGGCATCGACCGGCGGCTTT is a window encoding:
- a CDS encoding tetratricopeptide repeat protein, translated to MSQNHIPFALPIGTVISGFEIIRVLGVGGFGITYEGYNPVTKRKAAIKEFFPRGIASRDNATQVVFSRQDQDVVSWALERFRRSTTELCDLRHPNIVDVLNYVPANETGYMFMEQVEGETLEQWLSRKGDGATYEELHAIIDPICDALEYVHKRQFIHRDIAPDNIMIRADGRPMLIDFGAIKVIAQTTQTKAASGRSYGVAKQHYSPPEQLDDEGVLDPRADIYAIGAVLYRAAAGKPPVDADKRKNDLILKGQDSYVPLAQVTKMPLPDSLVKTIDRALSLRPGERPASIAEFRAGMKGEAAPPAPDDDKTELGINEGATRAIGTAFGNVARPQEAPAQEPVRRPPPRQVQQPPQANAVSPIKEEPEAKRRGIPVFGIVAIAAVVLIIGGVFLSAVLFPPATGPNNNTNITDNNDNKNKDTKPKDDKQPGPGTTNPAARAQIERGDKLRNDGKHDDAVQAFSEAIRLDPKSAEAYRKRAEAWAFRAATTTEEQYEISIRDLNRALELAGNNLVERLDTLKVRAQVYGFQGKQDKQIDDLTEVIRAEPSSAENYDARGDAYATLGRHDLAVTDYTRAIRLNPKQWTYYSSRALSNKLIKDYIASVADYSDAIALHPNFASLYAWRGEVHVLRNDFDKALSDYGEAIRRETKNMNFYRDRAKVYVQRADRAGANRRDDLSRARADYDVILRDSGAGAGDYAQRGLILEKLGLRMEAISDFRAALARDSSNGDAQAGLRRLGG